The proteins below come from a single Actinomycetota bacterium genomic window:
- a CDS encoding DUF3343 domain-containing protein: MAGGRGLRGRKSRDLFGGEPTRVALFHSMHHAIRAEKLAAGDGLTVKLIPIPRHLSSDCGVCLRHLASESERLREVLESGGVDYDRFENY, from the coding sequence ATGGCTGGCGGCAGGGGATTGAGGGGGAGGAAATCCAGGGACCTCTTCGGAGGGGAGCCCACCCGCGTGGCCCTCTTCCATTCCATGCACCACGCCATCAGGGCGGAGAAGCTGGCCGCCGGGGACGGGCTCACCGTGAAACTCATTCCCATACCCCGCCACCTGAGCTCGGACTGCGGAGTATGCCTCCGGCACCTGGCCTCGGAGAGCGAGCGCCTGCGGGAAGTGCTCGAATCGGGGGGCGTGGATTACGACCGCTTCGAGAATTACTGA
- a CDS encoding glycerol-3-phosphate dehydrogenase/oxidase, whose product MFSKQRREENLKRATAETFDVLVIGGGITGACVARDAARRGLSTVLVEKNDWAFGTSSRSSKLVHGGLRYLELFDFKLVFEACRERRRLLVNAPHVVWPQSFIFPVYKGDKNPLFMIAMGLWLYDILALFRNVQNHQLHGSRRILEVEPELDRERLKGGGQFYDCATDDARLTLSHVQSAHLEGACCLSYVRVTDFLRRNGAVCGVRARDEIGGRELDIEARLVLNCTGPWTDFVCRLDEPGAAPKLRPTKGSHVVVPWERVKAYNAMPILSPRDQRMLFVVPWRNFTIIGTTDTDYEGDYDHVRASRDDVDYILEAANRALPRARLDYDDVLSTYAGLRPLVLEGGGKDVKESQVSREHSIYESHSGLLSIAGGKLTTARSMAEELVDLAVRRLEERHGIRGIPRCTTRNAPVFGKDGRDFSRRLERLAREVRLEDNVIHRLQLLGTGALRVLGIMAEDPSLSRRLGEGLPYIEAQVVYSAREEMVINLEDFMVRRSLIFYEDREQGLGCAERVAELLGRELGWSEDEKRRQVESYRRVVELSRAYREE is encoded by the coding sequence ATGTTCTCGAAGCAGCGCAGGGAAGAGAATCTGAAAAGAGCGACGGCGGAGACATTCGACGTCCTGGTCATCGGGGGAGGCATCACCGGCGCCTGCGTGGCCCGCGACGCGGCCCGCCGGGGTCTGTCCACCGTGCTGGTGGAGAAGAACGACTGGGCCTTCGGCACCAGTTCCCGTTCCTCCAAGCTGGTCCACGGGGGACTGCGCTACCTGGAGCTATTCGATTTCAAGCTCGTCTTCGAGGCCTGCCGGGAAAGGAGGCGCCTGCTGGTCAACGCCCCCCACGTGGTGTGGCCGCAATCCTTCATCTTCCCCGTGTACAAAGGGGACAAGAACCCCCTTTTTATGATCGCCATGGGCCTGTGGCTCTACGACATCCTGGCCCTCTTCCGCAACGTGCAGAATCACCAGCTGCACGGCTCCCGGCGCATACTGGAGGTGGAGCCGGAGCTGGACCGGGAGCGCCTCAAGGGTGGAGGCCAGTTCTACGACTGCGCCACCGATGATGCCCGCCTCACCCTCTCCCACGTCCAGTCCGCCCACCTGGAGGGGGCCTGCTGCCTGAGTTACGTGCGGGTGACCGATTTCCTGCGCCGCAACGGGGCGGTCTGCGGTGTCCGCGCCCGGGACGAGATAGGGGGGCGGGAGCTGGACATCGAGGCCCGGCTGGTCCTGAACTGCACCGGGCCCTGGACGGACTTCGTCTGCCGCCTGGACGAACCCGGCGCCGCCCCCAAGCTCCGTCCCACCAAGGGTTCCCACGTGGTGGTGCCCTGGGAACGGGTCAAGGCCTACAACGCCATGCCCATCCTCTCACCCCGGGACCAGCGCATGCTCTTCGTGGTCCCCTGGCGGAACTTCACCATCATCGGGACCACGGACACGGACTACGAGGGGGACTACGACCACGTCCGCGCCTCGCGGGATGACGTGGACTACATCCTGGAAGCCGCCAACCGCGCCCTACCCCGCGCTCGGCTGGACTACGACGACGTGCTCAGCACCTACGCCGGCCTGCGCCCCCTGGTTCTGGAGGGAGGGGGCAAGGACGTCAAGGAATCCCAGGTCTCCAGGGAACATTCCATCTACGAGAGCCATTCCGGGCTCCTCTCCATTGCCGGCGGAAAGCTGACCACCGCCCGCTCCATGGCCGAGGAGCTGGTGGACCTTGCCGTGCGCCGGCTGGAGGAAAGGCACGGCATACGGGGCATCCCGAGGTGCACCACCAGGAACGCTCCCGTCTTCGGAAAAGACGGTAGGGACTTCTCCAGGCGACTGGAAAGACTTGCCAGGGAGGTACGGCTGGAAGACAACGTCATTCACAGGCTCCAGCTCCTGGGAACGGGTGCCCTGAGGGTACTGGGCATTATGGCCGAGGACCCCTCTCTGTCCCGCAGGTTGGGCGAGGGCTTACCTTATATCGAGGCCCAGGTGGTCTACTCCGCCCGGGAGGAAATGGTGATCAACCTGGAGGACTTCATGGTACGCCGCAGCCTCATCTTTTACGAGGACCGGGAGCAGGGCCTGGGGTGCGCGGAAAGGGTAGCCGAGCTTCTGGGGCGGGAGCTGGGATGGAGTGAAGATGAGAAAAGGCGCCAGGTGGAAAGTTACCGACGGGTGGTGGAACTCTCCCGCGCCTACCGGGAGGAGTGA
- a CDS encoding sulfurtransferase TusA family protein produces MERLDCRGLSCPLPVVETRKYLEKLSSGGKLEVLVDTGTARDNVSRLAAREGCQVEVRETENEEFILTITRK; encoded by the coding sequence ATGGAGCGCCTGGACTGCCGGGGGCTTTCCTGCCCCCTGCCGGTGGTGGAGACCCGCAAGTATCTGGAAAAGCTGTCCAGCGGCGGGAAGCTGGAGGTCCTCGTGGATACCGGAACCGCCCGGGATAACGTCTCCCGGCTGGCCGCCAGGGAGGGCTGCCAGGTGGAGGTAAGGGAGACGGAAAACGAGGAGTTCATCTTGACCATCACCAGGAAATAG
- the yedE gene encoding YedE family putative selenium transporter: MNRFFQSRWGIVSVGLAIGILASTLQKLGNPKNMGICVACFERDIAGSLGLHRASAVQYLRPEIMGFVFGAMIAALLFREYRARAGSAPVIRFMLGFFAMVGALVFLGCPWRALLRLAGGDGNAILALAGLACGVGIGVIFIKRGYNLGRSRKSSPMVGAVMPLIMLGLLLLLIIKPVLSTGAPFFSTEGPGSQHANYLVALGIAVVIGFIAQRTRFCTMGAIRDVILMRDFHLMSGVVALLAGAFVMNLIYGQAHWGFAGQPVAHTNQLLNFGGMLLAGLAFALAGGCPGRQLFLSGEGDGDAAIFVLGMIVGAGFAHNFGTAGTPYPNNPANWGWGPAAVLVGLVFCVVVGLTMRGEAPAKA; this comes from the coding sequence ATCAACAGGTTCTTCCAGTCGCGCTGGGGTATCGTCTCCGTGGGGCTGGCCATAGGCATCCTGGCTTCCACCCTGCAGAAACTGGGCAATCCAAAGAACATGGGGATATGCGTGGCCTGCTTCGAAAGGGACATAGCGGGTTCCCTCGGCCTCCACCGAGCCTCAGCGGTCCAGTACTTACGGCCGGAGATCATGGGCTTCGTCTTCGGGGCCATGATCGCCGCCCTGCTCTTCCGCGAATACCGGGCCAGGGCGGGTTCCGCTCCCGTCATCCGCTTCATGCTCGGTTTCTTCGCCATGGTGGGGGCACTGGTCTTCCTGGGATGCCCCTGGAGGGCATTGCTACGCCTGGCGGGAGGCGACGGAAACGCCATCCTTGCCCTGGCGGGACTGGCCTGCGGGGTGGGCATAGGCGTCATCTTCATCAAGCGCGGCTACAACCTGGGGCGGAGCCGGAAGTCCAGCCCCATGGTAGGAGCGGTCATGCCTCTCATTATGCTCGGACTCCTCCTGCTCCTGATCATCAAGCCGGTGCTCTCCACGGGCGCTCCCTTCTTCAGCACCGAGGGTCCGGGCTCCCAGCACGCCAACTACCTGGTGGCCCTGGGCATCGCCGTGGTCATCGGGTTCATCGCCCAGAGGACCAGGTTCTGCACCATGGGCGCCATCCGCGACGTGATACTCATGCGGGATTTCCACCTCATGAGCGGCGTGGTGGCCCTCCTCGCCGGGGCCTTCGTCATGAACCTCATCTACGGACAGGCGCACTGGGGTTTCGCCGGACAGCCGGTGGCCCACACCAATCAGCTCCTCAACTTCGGCGGCATGCTCCTGGCCGGGCTGGCCTTCGCCCTGGCCGGAGGATGTCCCGGCCGCCAGCTCTTCCTCTCCGGGGAGGGGGATGGAGATGCCGCCATCTTCGTGCTGGGCATGATCGTGGGCGCCGGATTCGCCCACAACTTCGGGACGGCCGGGACGCCCTATCCCAACAACCCCGCCAACTGGGGCTGGGGACCGGCGGCCGTGCTTGTGGGCCTTGTCTTCTGCGTGGTCGTCGGGCTGACCATGCGCGGGGAGGCGCCTGCCAAGGCCTGA
- a CDS encoding response regulator, giving the protein MQKKILLADDDPDVVEVVSMLLEDEGYEVVTAKDGAEALEKIKLENPDLIILDLLMPHVDGFAVFDMLRDPRYERWSKIPVVILTSVREEVSNRRYELETGRKMDYAAYLEKPADPDELLETVSRLLSG; this is encoded by the coding sequence ATGCAGAAAAAGATCCTTCTGGCCGACGACGACCCCGATGTGGTGGAAGTGGTCTCCATGCTCCTCGAGGACGAGGGGTATGAGGTGGTGACCGCCAAGGACGGTGCCGAGGCCCTGGAGAAGATCAAGCTGGAAAACCCGGACCTCATCATCCTGGACCTACTCATGCCCCACGTGGACGGCTTCGCCGTCTTCGACATGCTGCGCGATCCCCGCTACGAGCGCTGGTCCAAGATCCCCGTGGTCATCCTGACCTCGGTGCGGGAGGAAGTGAGCAACCGGCGCTACGAGCTGGAGACGGGGCGCAAGATGGACTACGCCGCCTACCTGGAGAAGCCAGCGGACCCCGATGAGCTCCTGGAAACGGTTTCCAGGCTGCTCTCCGGGTAA
- a CDS encoding HAMP domain-containing sensor histidine kinase, producing MRQQIIQEIARSVVSAGGVENIIRSLVEATARGTGARGCTLFTLRERDGELVPRVSCGIREAYLQKGQVIADHALRQVLKGNPLFVWDATGDPRIVRREELRREGISSIVFLPFRERRGVRGLMRLYFGEPRKFDREDLDFLNSVAELCGAILEMAEERETVARDAEEARRTLVRMRDERRHFLSFLSMVTHDLKSPLVAVQGYLKMLLRKASDRLDERMLQGIRRSIQRIDGMMELISDLLELSRLESGQVLAELKEVSWEEVLSAAVEMAHELADPRGIHVVSEIQHPLPEVFASDIRLQQLILNLVSNSVRFTPRGGRITIRARRENDQVVVSVEDEGKGIEPEKLPHIFEEFFKGDPESPEGTGLGLSICKRIVEMHHGEIWAESPVPETGRGTRVTFTIPVGVTCDLEDRWKMGEAGEGAPFKGSAGARGS from the coding sequence TTGCGCCAGCAGATCATCCAGGAGATAGCCCGCTCCGTGGTCTCGGCGGGCGGGGTGGAGAACATCATCCGCTCCCTGGTGGAGGCCACCGCGCGGGGAACGGGGGCCAGGGGTTGCACGCTCTTCACCCTGCGCGAGCGGGACGGCGAGCTCGTCCCGCGGGTGAGCTGTGGGATCCGGGAGGCTTACCTGCAGAAGGGCCAGGTGATCGCCGACCATGCCCTGCGCCAGGTACTGAAGGGCAATCCCCTCTTCGTCTGGGATGCGACCGGGGACCCGCGCATCGTCCGCCGGGAGGAGTTGAGGCGGGAGGGAATCTCCTCCATCGTCTTCCTGCCCTTCCGCGAGCGTCGGGGAGTGCGGGGATTGATGCGCCTGTACTTCGGGGAGCCCCGGAAGTTCGACCGCGAGGACCTTGACTTCCTCAATTCCGTGGCCGAGCTCTGCGGGGCCATCCTGGAGATGGCCGAGGAACGGGAGACGGTGGCCCGGGACGCCGAGGAGGCACGCCGGACCCTGGTGCGCATGCGGGACGAAAGGCGCCACTTCCTGAGCTTCCTCTCCATGGTCACCCACGACCTCAAGTCGCCCCTGGTGGCGGTCCAGGGTTACCTGAAGATGCTGCTGCGCAAGGCCTCGGACCGCCTGGACGAGCGCATGCTGCAGGGGATAAGGCGCAGCATCCAGCGCATCGACGGGATGATGGAACTCATAAGCGACCTCCTGGAGCTCTCCCGCCTGGAGAGTGGCCAGGTGCTGGCGGAGCTCAAGGAGGTCTCCTGGGAGGAGGTGCTGTCCGCGGCGGTGGAGATGGCCCACGAGCTGGCCGACCCGAGGGGCATACACGTGGTCTCCGAGATACAACACCCCCTGCCGGAGGTTTTCGCCTCGGACATCCGCCTCCAGCAGCTCATCCTCAACCTGGTCTCCAATTCCGTGCGCTTCACCCCGCGGGGAGGCCGCATCACCATAAGGGCTCGCCGGGAGAACGACCAGGTGGTGGTCAGCGTGGAGGACGAGGGGAAGGGCATCGAACCCGAGAAACTGCCCCACATCTTCGAGGAGTTCTTCAAGGGGGATCCCGAGTCCCCGGAGGGGACCGGGCTCGGGCTCAGCATATGCAAGCGCATCGTGGAGATGCACCACGGTGAGATATGGGCGGAGAGCCCGGTGCCCGAGACCGGCAGGGGGACCAGGGTCACCTTCACCATCCCCGTAGGCGTGACCTGCGACCTGGAGGACCGCTGGAAGATGGGCGAGGCGGGTGAGGGGGCCCCGTTCAAGGGCAGTGCGGGGGCGCGGGGCTCATGA
- a CDS encoding thiolase family protein, translating to MREVYIAGVAMADVGRHFLDPHELGARVCAEALRDAGLLPREVEGIATTPHGYMADFRRFPSQRMADYLGITAGFMMDVDSGGNSSTAAVLAACDRIRLGRIRSCLVYAAQREIPKKEVQKDVVGHFHLIRAANSLYDSYQAAYGVISPLPFYAMAVQRYMHRYGVSPEDVARVAVLLREHALRHPQAAYREPLTLEEVLSSPLVSPPIHRLESSEMHDGAAAVVLVSEELLRDRERAVRVAAVAEAHDPTNFVPYRGEIDEFPCVERAARAALAESGYRVGDVDVAEVYGAFAGLELIMYERLGFFPRGEAPAAVREGRTTHGGEVLLNPSGGRLSLGHPAYVTPLLEIVEVVRQLRGEAGERQRPGAAVGLVHTEQGFINGSIVMVLDRGTA from the coding sequence TTGAGGGAAGTTTATATCGCCGGCGTGGCCATGGCCGACGTGGGAAGGCATTTCCTGGACCCCCACGAACTGGGGGCGCGGGTGTGCGCCGAGGCCCTGCGGGATGCCGGGCTCCTCCCCCGCGAGGTGGAGGGCATCGCCACCACTCCCCACGGCTACATGGCCGACTTCCGCCGTTTTCCCAGCCAGAGGATGGCCGATTACCTGGGCATCACCGCCGGTTTCATGATGGACGTGGACAGCGGGGGCAACTCCAGCACCGCCGCCGTGCTGGCCGCCTGCGACCGCATCCGCCTGGGAAGGATACGCTCCTGCCTGGTCTACGCCGCCCAGAGGGAGATCCCCAAGAAGGAGGTTCAGAAGGACGTGGTGGGCCACTTCCACCTCATCAGGGCCGCTAATTCCCTCTACGACTCTTACCAGGCGGCTTACGGGGTGATAAGCCCCCTCCCCTTCTACGCCATGGCCGTACAGAGGTACATGCACCGGTACGGCGTGTCGCCCGAGGACGTGGCCCGGGTGGCCGTCCTACTGCGGGAACACGCCCTCCGCCATCCCCAGGCCGCCTACCGGGAGCCACTGACTCTGGAGGAAGTCCTCTCCAGCCCCCTGGTATCCCCTCCCATCCACCGCCTGGAGAGCTCGGAGATGCACGACGGGGCGGCGGCCGTGGTGCTGGTCTCGGAAGAACTGCTCCGGGACCGGGAGCGAGCCGTGCGGGTGGCCGCCGTGGCCGAGGCCCACGACCCCACCAATTTCGTACCCTACCGGGGGGAGATAGACGAGTTCCCCTGCGTGGAGCGCGCCGCCCGTGCCGCCCTGGCGGAAAGCGGCTACCGGGTGGGGGACGTCGACGTGGCCGAGGTCTACGGGGCCTTCGCCGGCCTGGAACTCATCATGTACGAGAGGCTGGGTTTCTTCCCCCGGGGGGAAGCGCCGGCCGCGGTCAGGGAGGGCAGGACCACCCACGGCGGTGAGGTGCTCCTCAATCCCAGCGGGGGGCGGCTGTCCCTGGGTCACCCGGCCTACGTGACCCCTCTCCTGGAGATCGTAGAGGTGGTGCGCCAGCTCCGGGGCGAGGCCGGGGAGCGGCAGCGTCCGGGGGCCGCGGTGGGGCTGGTCCACACGGAGCAAGGGTTCATCAACGGGTCGATAGTGATGGTACTGGACCGCGGGACGGCCTGA
- a CDS encoding OB-fold domain-containing protein, translated as MDTRPYMQDRAAEEFFSKLAEGRFQSTRCSGCGTLHYPPRVVCPECLGEELEWVDLPREGTLLAFTWQEAAMRCRKPDVLGLVELEGVGHVFTRIDAPYEDLHIGQRVTFDTWTSPDGLVLHHFRPVEDG; from the coding sequence GTGGACACCAGGCCTTACATGCAGGACCGCGCCGCGGAGGAATTTTTTTCCAAGCTGGCGGAGGGAAGGTTCCAGAGCACCCGCTGTTCAGGCTGCGGGACCCTCCATTATCCGCCCCGCGTGGTATGCCCGGAATGCCTGGGGGAGGAGCTGGAATGGGTGGACCTGCCCCGCGAGGGCACCCTCCTGGCCTTCACCTGGCAGGAGGCGGCCATGCGCTGCCGCAAGCCGGACGTCCTGGGGCTGGTGGAGCTGGAGGGGGTGGGTCACGTCTTCACCCGCATCGACGCCCCCTACGAGGATCTGCACATCGGGCAGCGGGTGACCTTCGACACTTGGACCTCCCCGGACGGACTCGTCCTCCACCATTTCCGCCCCGTCGAGGATGGCTGA
- the thiM gene encoding hydroxyethylthiazole kinase, with product MEERLRWVAAHKPLVHHITNYVVKNETANATLCLGALPVMAHAVEEVEEMASQAGALLINMGTPYPELERAMLAAGRAANRAGVPVVFDPVGVGATSYRTRLARKLVEEIRFAVVRGNAAEMAVLAGMEAEIRGVESITAGGEAEAVARSAASRLGCVAAVTGEVDVISDGSRVLRVNNGHPMLGRVTGTGCMATTAVAVLAAAGEPFLEAAAAALALFGLAGERAAEASGERPGSFHVELYNALYELSTRLDLEGLRVS from the coding sequence CTGGAGGAAAGGTTACGGTGGGTGGCCGCGCATAAACCGCTGGTGCACCACATCACCAATTACGTGGTTAAGAACGAAACGGCCAATGCCACCCTGTGCCTGGGAGCCCTTCCGGTGATGGCCCACGCCGTGGAGGAGGTGGAGGAGATGGCTTCCCAAGCGGGAGCCCTGCTCATCAACATGGGAACCCCCTACCCGGAACTGGAGAGGGCCATGCTGGCGGCGGGCAGGGCCGCCAACCGCGCCGGCGTCCCGGTGGTCTTCGACCCCGTGGGGGTGGGGGCCACCTCCTACCGCACGCGCCTGGCCCGGAAACTGGTGGAGGAGATCCGCTTCGCCGTGGTGAGGGGCAACGCGGCGGAGATGGCCGTCCTGGCGGGCATGGAAGCGGAGATACGGGGAGTGGAGTCCATCACCGCCGGGGGCGAGGCCGAGGCGGTGGCCCGGAGCGCCGCCTCCCGGCTGGGATGCGTGGCCGCCGTCACCGGGGAGGTGGACGTGATAAGCGACGGCTCGCGCGTCCTGCGCGTCAACAACGGCCATCCCATGCTGGGCAGGGTCACCGGAACGGGGTGCATGGCCACCACGGCCGTCGCCGTCCTCGCGGCGGCGGGCGAGCCTTTCCTGGAAGCCGCGGCCGCCGCCCTGGCCCTCTTCGGCCTGGCGGGGGAGAGAGCGGCGGAGGCCTCCGGCGAGAGGCCCGGCTCCTTCCACGTGGAGCTCTACAACGCCCTCTACGAGCTGAGCACCCGCCTGGACCTGGAAGGCCTGCGCGTTTCCTAA
- a CDS encoding methyltransferase domain-containing protein gives MGFWDEFEGDYEGLFDKDPMYQEALDTMLKLAGDLSGKRVLDLGCGAGVFLSRLAEAFPAAELYGVDPSEKMVQRCERRFRDNGRVHILQGSAMRIPLPAEHVHVVLSNLALHHVLPSERPFCAREIVRVLQTGGRLVYADMFCDVEGPPEDPDRCRDIIRKMVGKSLYDLDHGAYRTMLLHLGDLPAVLREEGEYFTTDRIWRQAFLEAGLHGLEVLPVPPAEFGYRIITGVKKG, from the coding sequence TTGGGATTCTGGGACGAGTTCGAAGGGGATTACGAGGGCCTGTTTGACAAGGATCCCATGTACCAGGAGGCCCTGGACACGATGCTGAAGCTCGCCGGCGACCTCTCCGGAAAGCGGGTGCTGGACCTGGGCTGCGGGGCGGGTGTCTTCCTCTCCCGCCTGGCGGAGGCCTTCCCCGCCGCCGAGCTCTACGGCGTGGACCCCTCGGAGAAGATGGTTCAGCGTTGCGAGCGCCGTTTCCGGGACAACGGGCGGGTGCACATCCTCCAGGGAAGCGCCATGCGCATCCCCCTTCCCGCCGAGCATGTCCACGTCGTACTCTCCAACCTGGCCCTGCACCACGTGCTGCCGTCCGAAAGGCCGTTCTGCGCCCGGGAGATAGTTCGCGTACTTCAAACGGGCGGAAGGCTGGTCTACGCAGACATGTTCTGCGACGTGGAGGGTCCTCCCGAGGACCCGGACCGTTGCCGGGACATCATCCGCAAGATGGTGGGAAAATCCCTCTACGACCTGGACCATGGGGCGTACCGGACTATGCTTCTTCACCTCGGCGACTTGCCCGCCGTTCTCAGGGAAGAGGGCGAATACTTCACCACCGACCGGATCTGGCGACAGGCCTTCCTCGAGGCCGGCCTGCACGGCCTGGAGGTTCTACCCGTGCCCCCCGCCGAATTCGGATACCGGATAATAACCGGGGTGAAGAAAGGATAA
- a CDS encoding DUF169 domain-containing protein translates to MNWEHLSPLARTRVEPHLIMVFGNPAQIMRLVQAVSRWTGERVAEDCGGIGGSCNEGLVRVFLEDRPRVALQGNGDRVFAATQDDELLFSFPASWADRVEEGLEATSQRGIRYPIPTFINYRLPFVDLMARYGDAGRKG, encoded by the coding sequence ATAAATTGGGAACACCTCTCCCCGCTCGCCCGCACCCGGGTGGAGCCCCACCTGATAATGGTCTTCGGAAACCCCGCCCAGATAATGCGCCTCGTCCAGGCGGTGAGCAGGTGGACCGGTGAGCGGGTGGCGGAGGATTGCGGCGGCATCGGCGGTTCCTGTAACGAGGGACTGGTGCGGGTATTCCTGGAGGACAGGCCGCGCGTGGCCCTGCAGGGCAACGGGGACCGGGTTTTCGCCGCCACCCAGGACGACGAGCTCCTCTTCTCCTTCCCCGCCTCCTGGGCCGACCGGGTGGAGGAAGGGCTGGAGGCCACCAGCCAACGGGGAATCCGTTATCCCATACCGACCTTCATCAATTACCGCCTCCCCTTCGTGGACCTCATGGCCCGGTACGGGGACGCGGGTCGGAAGGGATGA
- a CDS encoding FAD-dependent oxidoreductase produces MARSRRIVVVGGVAGGATAASKARRCCPDAEIEIYDQDEFISYAGCGLPYFIGGHSPNWRRLLARTPDEFLKRQDIRVFLRHRVSSIDTANKTLRVVDLEGVSELSIEYDVLVLATGAAPVVPPLPGRDLEGVFVLRTLTQALEMKSFIDLQAPHRAVIVGGGAVGLEMCEALRRLGMEVHLVELLDHVLPPMDADLAGKLGEHLEGNGVRLHLGEKVEGLEGDGGGKVRRVVTSRGAVEAELVLISIGIRPVSDLARQAGIELGARGAIKVDASMRTNVPDVLACGDCATTLHRVSGKESWIPLGSTARKQGRVAGETAAGNEASFPGVLGTFVLKAFDMAAGKTGLSVSEAADAGFQADAVTVEDSVLPGYYARELPRLTARVTVDKGTGRVLGAQVVGDHAAQVDKRLDVFSLCLAAGLKASDLSSLDLAYAPPFSRPVDIPIVAGNLAEARVLGRECTCDAEGLE; encoded by the coding sequence ATGGCCCGTTCGCGCAGGATAGTGGTAGTCGGCGGGGTGGCAGGTGGAGCCACCGCGGCCTCCAAGGCCCGGCGCTGCTGCCCGGACGCGGAGATAGAGATCTACGACCAAGACGAGTTCATCTCCTATGCCGGGTGCGGGTTACCCTACTTCATCGGGGGACATTCCCCCAACTGGCGGAGGCTCCTGGCCCGCACCCCGGACGAGTTCCTGAAAAGGCAGGACATCCGCGTCTTCCTCCGCCACCGCGTGAGCTCAATCGACACCGCGAATAAGACCCTCCGCGTGGTGGACCTGGAGGGAGTGAGCGAGCTCTCCATCGAGTACGACGTGCTCGTCCTGGCCACCGGTGCCGCCCCCGTGGTCCCGCCCCTGCCTGGGCGTGACCTGGAGGGGGTCTTCGTCCTCCGCACCCTCACCCAAGCCCTGGAGATGAAATCCTTCATCGACCTCCAGGCGCCGCACCGCGCGGTCATCGTGGGGGGCGGGGCCGTGGGCCTGGAGATGTGCGAAGCCCTGCGCCGCCTGGGAATGGAGGTCCACCTGGTGGAGCTCCTGGACCACGTCCTTCCACCGATGGACGCCGACCTGGCGGGGAAGCTCGGTGAGCACCTGGAGGGCAACGGGGTGCGACTCCACCTGGGGGAGAAGGTGGAGGGCCTGGAGGGAGACGGCGGGGGCAAGGTGCGGCGGGTGGTCACCTCCAGGGGAGCGGTGGAGGCCGAGCTGGTGCTCATCTCCATCGGCATACGTCCCGTGAGCGACCTGGCCCGCCAGGCGGGGATAGAGCTCGGCGCCCGGGGGGCGATAAAGGTGGACGCTTCCATGCGCACCAACGTTCCTGACGTGCTGGCCTGCGGAGACTGCGCCACCACCCTCCACCGGGTGTCGGGAAAGGAGAGCTGGATACCCCTGGGCTCCACGGCGCGCAAACAGGGGCGGGTGGCCGGGGAGACGGCCGCCGGGAACGAGGCTTCCTTCCCCGGGGTGCTGGGGACCTTCGTCCTCAAGGCCTTCGACATGGCCGCCGGGAAGACCGGGCTCAGCGTATCAGAGGCCGCGGACGCCGGTTTCCAGGCCGACGCCGTCACCGTGGAGGACTCCGTCCTCCCCGGTTATTACGCCCGGGAGCTTCCCCGCCTCACCGCCCGGGTGACGGTGGACAAAGGGACGGGGCGGGTGCTCGGGGCGCAGGTGGTGGGCGACCATGCAGCCCAGGTGGATAAGCGGCTGGACGTGTTCTCCCTGTGCCTGGCGGCGGGACTTAAGGCGAGCGACCTCTCTTCCTTGGACCTGGCCTACGCCCCACCCTTCAGCCGGCCGGTGGACATCCCCATCGTGGCCGGCAACCTGGCCGAGGCACGGGTCCTGGGACGGGAATGCACCTGCGACGCCGAGGGCCTCGAATAA